The Arachis ipaensis cultivar K30076 chromosome B03, Araip1.1, whole genome shotgun sequence region AATAAAATCCCACCCAATGAAGGTGGCCTTATCTACTCCTACCTAATCTTATAGAGGTCAGGCGCGACGACGGCAGTTCAActttacttatttgaataagtaacTAACTTTTAAGATATCTTTTACCCATATAGAAGGGAGATCTAAACAACTTTTCTAAAAAAGAGAAACGGTCATCCACCATTTAAAGTAAAACTACTTTAAAAGGTAATTATATtttttactataaatacactgtcATATTCAAGTATATTCAGAGTTCAATATAAATAAGACGATGTTAAAAGAAAGAATCTAAACCTCACCTCTAAATCCAAATACAACCTAATTTTAGGTAACCCTTGAAACATTATTGTTGTTTATTAAGTTACATTTCTACATGTTTTTACTAGGTTTGAGCCTTTGCCTTGAGGAGAGATCGATCATCGTGTGAAAGTGAAATGAAGCTACACTATATATATGTTATTGTGCCCAACTTAGTAGAACAATGCACGTCATCATCCTATATATCTATAACCTACGATTCATTAATATAGCTTTCGGTTCGATGCCAGAAAAGTTTCCTATGGAAGTAAGATGTTAGGTCAAGCATTCAAAGCGCACTGAATATTGTGTCGATCAACAGTACTAAAATTTAAGTGATGATACTATATCGAACATAGAGATTTTgtcattatatatattgtttattaAATGTTGTATAAATAATAATGCGAATCCTTCGTGATTGTTGGTTCTGatttggtgtttagggtttagttcCATCCTCTacctatttttatattttgttttttccCCCAAGGACCTAGCTCTGGTCCCCAAGTAGCTCAAAAGTAGTGTCTAGTGTCATGTGATGGATCTGCGTAGCTTAAGAGATGCATGACACCAAGCAATCATGGATATATGTCGTCGTGGTGGAAAGCGGTGCCATTAACCTAACATGAATCTTGTTGCCAAAACGCAAAACAAGAAACAACTTCTATCCCATTCTTCTAATAAGTCTCATCGTTTCAGTAACATTTAAAAGTTTTTCTATCATTCATGGATACCTCGTTCTGGTAGGTGAACATAGATTCCGATCCCTCATCTCGTCAAACAGTATTACGATTATTGCggaatagtaaaaaaaatatatcatgtTAATTTTTATGATGGTAATTGCTNNNNNNNNNNNNNNNNNNNNNNNNNNNNNNNNNNNNNNNNNNNNNNNNNNNNNNNNNNNNNNNNNNNNNNNNNNNNNNNNNNNNNNNNNNNNNNNNNNNNNNNNNNNNNNNNNNNNNNNNNNNNNNNNNNNNNNNNNNNNNNNNNNNNNNNNNNNNNNNNNNNNNNNNNNNNNNNNNNNNNNNNNNNNNNNNNNNNNNNNNNNNNNNNNNNNNNNNNNNNNNNNNNNNNNNNNNNNNNNNNNNNNNNNNNNNNNNNNNNNNNNNNNNNNNNNNNNNNNNNNNNNNNNNNNNNNNNNNNNNNNNNNNNNNNNNNNNNNNNNNNNNNNNNNNNNNNNNNNNNNNNNNNNNNNNNNNNNNNNNNNNNNNNNNNNNNNNNNNNNNNNNNNNNNNNNNNNNNNNNNNNNNNNNNNNNNNNNNNNNNNNNNNNNNNNNNNNNNNNNNNNNNNNNNNNNNNNNNNNNNNNNNNNNNNNNNNNNNNNNNNNNNNNNNNNNNNNNNNNNNNNNNNNNNNNNNNNNNNNNNNNNNNNNNNNNNNNNNNNNNNNNNNNNNNNNNNNNNNNNNNNNNNNNNNNNNNNNNNNNNNNNNNNNNNNNNNNNNNNNNNNNNNNNNNNNNNNNNNNNNNNNNNNNNNNNNNNNNNNNNNNNNNNNNNNNNNNNNNNNNNNNNNNNNNNNNNNNNNNNNNNNNNNNNNNNNNNNNNNNNNNNNNNNNNNNNNNNNNNNNNNNNNNNNNNNNNNNNNNNNNNNNNNNNNNNNNNNNNNNNNNNNNNNNNNNNNNNNNNNNNNNNNNNNNNNNNNNNNNNNNNNNNNNNNNNNNNNNNNNNNNNNNNNNNNNNNNNNNNNNNNNNNNNNNNNNNNNNNNNNNNNNNNNNNNNNNNNNNNNNNNNNNNNNNNNNNNNNNNNNNNNNNNNNNNNNNNNNNNNNNNNNNNNNNNNNNNNNNNNNNNNNNNNNNNNNNNNNNNNNNNNNNNNNNNNNNNNNNNNNNNNNNNNNNNNNNNNNNNNNNNNNNNNNNNNNNNNNNNNNNNNNNNNNNNNNNNNNNNNAAGAAGAGCGTTAGGAGcattaatttttgtgatttgtagccatcaaataattatcaatgatttttttaatggtatgagattttatccaataatataatattacttatttttctttaattaattacATGCtagccaaaatttaataaaattgctgtCGTCGTTAGACTTTTCCATATTTCAATGTTTTCCCATAAATATGTAAAACTTGTTTATTTGGAGTTTCTTAACTAACTAATATGGTGCTGGGTTGTCGGCTGCTGAGCATAAAATAAAGGAAGGAATTTTGGTGAGATGGAAGAAATATTAGTTAAGCATGTCAGAAATATTAACGGCCAcccaattcatatgaataaattGGACAGCAAGTAGTAGTGAAAAGAGAGAGAGATGGAAGAACACACATGCAGCAGTGAGTTTGCAGGTGTTAATATAATTTCAACCTCATGCTTCCTAATCGGCTTGTTGGTGACGCTGAAGCACTTAATCTCCCTTTCCAAATGGATCTTCGCCACCTTTCTCAGATCCCAAATAGACCTAATCAGAACATACGGTTCCTGGGCCATGGTCACCGGAGCAACCGACGGAATCGGAAAAGCCATGGCTCACCGCTTAGCACACCGAGGACTCAACATCATCCTCGTCAGCAGATCCTCCAAGAGGCTCCAAACCGTCGCAACTGAACTCCAAGCACGCCACCCTCACATCCTCGTCAAGGCCATCCAGATGGACTTCTCCGGCGACATAGCGGAGGGTCTCCGGCAAATAGCGGCGGCCACACGCGAATTGGACCTCGGGATACTGATCAACAACGTGGGGATCACGTACCCTGGGGCTATGTTCTTTGACCAAGTGGAAGAGAAGGTGTGGAGGAAGATCTTAAAGGTGAATGTGGAAGGAACGACGAGGGTGATACTGCAAAACAAAATAATacataaattattaataaaaaattatttgtgaCATATGTAAGGTCTTGTATTTTAAACTGGTAAAATTTAATAATTCAAATATTGTTTAACATGTAAAGTCAGAAAACAATTACCCTATCTCTATGGAAATTCACCGAAAGATAAATGTTATAAGGTGACATTTCATTTTCAAACTCACTTTTAATTTGAGTCTTATTTTAAGTGAAACTTTTATTGAGAAATGGTATAGGATGAATACTAAAttttacattttaaattttaaatttaaaaaatattagttaatattaataaaaagtattgatttttatcatttttatttattatactttATGTTAATTGATTgtacattaaaaatataattttattatgtaTGAATAATTTTAAGAGTAAATTTTTTTATAGTGTTGAACTAATTAAAAGGATAAAATCCAAAAAGAATATTTGAaggaattgaaatttttttaagtgGGAACTAAATTAGTGAGAGCAGACTAGttgaatttaaaatataaagAATGTCGTCTAGTTAAAAATGAACTAAACTAGATGTTCTTTCACTGATGTCACATGTCATATGTATCTTTTTGTTCAAACACCTCTTTATTACGGATACCTAGAGTAGAACTACTACCTTAACTTGTGgagattaactttttttttatactCATTTTTAGTTAAAAAGACTTAAAATAATAGGAACACCAAAAAATACCTTCTCTCAACTACTCTATTTAATAACaagtttttgaataaaaaaaagtaGGCTGAATATGATATTGTAATCATTAGACAATATACTCCCCTTCAAAATGGTTTGAGGCACTTtgagattataaaaaaaaaacttcgATTTATTTctctcaaaaattttttttttctgaaactTGAGATATCATCTCTATTTTTTGCTCTCCTCTAATTTTTGTTATTGTTCTTTATTTTGCATGTTCATCAAATTTAAATAAGAGAATTCATAAAATTAACATTCTATTACACCCGACAACAAATGTTAATTAACTTTTACCTACAATAAAAAGATTTATTCATCTTCTTGTGACATTAGTAAATATCTCAacacttattttttattattatttctcatctctaatttttatgttatttatttgtcattaataaaaatattttttcacaaATTTACCTATGCTTAATTTCTCATCTTAatatttctttatttaatctATTTTCATAATACTACGTACTAAtcatcaacaaaaagaattattattttattacaaCTCTCTGTATTAAATCAATTAACAACTTGACCATAAAGAAGTGACAATGAAATTGGACATATATATTGGGATGACAAGCcagtgaatttaattttaatttattgttataaattatgatttttgaaagGTGAAAACTAAGGTGTAATCGACTTTATGTAAAGTTGATAACTAAGAgccattagatgaaaatttagtcaaatcagtcaaatcatcaaacggctcttaattattaatttcacgtgaagtcgactgcacttaAGTTTccacttttttttaaatatgtattttgatctctctttttttttttttttccctccccGTGCATGCATCTTTAAAATAAGGGTTATGCTAGGTATGGGATCATAATAAATgctatttttgaaatatttattatGATATAAAATCACGACCTAAACATGCAGTTACGTGGATCAGCTATCAAGATCTCTGCACGTCGAGTATAAACAGTATGGGATTCACGTCCAGTGTCAGGTACCTACATCACACAcacttcattttctttcttttttcgatGAAATTTGATAAACTATTTTCTCtgcttatttttagtttttccatATCATGATGATAACAATTTTCTAGAATGCTTTGGCATAGGTTACTCTTCTTAATAGAAATTAAATAAATGATGGTGATGAATGAAGGTACCACTGTATGTAGCAACGAAGATGGTATCAAAGGTAGCATGCATAGAGAAAGATTCACTTTTCATTCCAACACCAGAGGCTTATGCAAAAGCGGCCATGCGTAAAATTGGACATGGGCCAAGGTGCACTCCTTATTGGGCTCACTCTGTTCAGTGGTTCTTTGCAGGCTTAGCCCCGGACCCACTTCTCGATTCTTGGCGCTTTTCTATCGCAATGCGCCGCTGGAAAGGAATCCAATAATCATACCTCAGTTAATCCTATATATTAGGGAAATTATTTGACAAATATTACAAACTTCAAAGTGTATTCTACATCTTACTTATATGGCGCATAATACCTATTTGTATGGGGCTCCATGAAAGAGATACTTCATACTTATCATAAGTGATCATAGTGTtggtaaaaaataattgaattcgAAGAAG contains the following coding sequences:
- the LOC107633899 gene encoding very-long-chain 3-oxoacyl-CoA reductase-like protein At1g24470, with translation MEEHTCSSEFAGVNIISTSCFLIGLLVTLKHLISLSKWIFATFLRSQIDLIRTYGSWAMVTGATDGIGKAMAHRLAHRGLNIILVSRSSKRLQTVATELQARHPHILVKAIQMDFSGDIAEGLRQIAAATRELDLGILINNVGITYPGAMFFDQVEEKVWRKILKVNVEGTTRCSYVDQLSRSLHVEYKQYGIHVQCQVPLYVATKMVSKVACIEKDSLFIPTPEAYAKAAMRKIGHGPRCTPYWAHSVQWFFAGLAPDPLLDSWRFSIAMRRWKGIQ